Proteins found in one Blastocatellia bacterium genomic segment:
- a CDS encoding FecR domain-containing protein, whose amino-acid sequence MNQRIPVTLPTVVAAAALLLMTAHSTSAQYVVSARGGLVNYTTGPVTYRTAADPDWKRVPTHLQLDEGDRLKTQNEGKAEILLMPGSFLRLANNAELAMLNTDLTSVTVELVSGSAILEIGDLPNKGTITVQTPITTVRLKKEGLYRIDIVSDAMTLTVREGEAHFLRADGVLEKVKKNRRALIIGKEYELAKFDPNQVDDFDLWSADRAELLVAANQSLVQRMGVWSWPRLGWNSWIFDPFFGCYTFLPWGYSFWSPYGYGYFLPWGGYSGGYGGSYGGGYAGGTDTGGNYGGQAGSPGPGGSPPVRATKPWADQARKGREVVPSSDAQFGVFSGRTPRGADMDTRIISTPSGGYMGGSNKAGGGYSGGHSGGAHAAPAPGGHAAGSGKASGGSIKQQ is encoded by the coding sequence ATGAACCAACGGATTCCAGTCACTCTCCCAACAGTGGTGGCCGCCGCAGCTTTACTGCTGATGACAGCGCATTCGACCTCCGCGCAGTACGTCGTCTCAGCTCGTGGCGGATTAGTCAACTACACGACTGGCCCGGTGACTTATCGCACTGCGGCAGACCCAGATTGGAAACGGGTTCCCACGCATCTCCAACTTGATGAAGGGGACCGCCTCAAAACTCAGAATGAAGGTAAAGCCGAAATCCTGTTGATGCCTGGCTCGTTCCTTCGTCTGGCTAATAACGCTGAACTGGCCATGCTCAACACAGACTTAACAAGCGTGACCGTCGAGCTTGTCTCAGGCTCGGCGATCCTGGAAATCGGCGACCTACCCAATAAAGGCACGATCACTGTGCAAACGCCGATCACCACCGTACGCCTCAAGAAAGAAGGTCTCTATCGGATTGACATCGTCTCAGACGCGATGACACTCACAGTCCGAGAGGGCGAAGCTCACTTTCTGCGAGCTGATGGCGTGCTGGAAAAAGTCAAAAAGAATCGTCGCGCGTTGATCATTGGCAAGGAATACGAACTGGCCAAGTTTGATCCCAATCAAGTAGATGACTTTGATCTGTGGAGCGCCGACCGCGCTGAACTGCTTGTGGCAGCTAATCAATCGCTAGTCCAACGCATGGGAGTATGGAGCTGGCCGCGCTTGGGCTGGAATTCATGGATCTTTGACCCATTTTTTGGCTGCTACACATTCTTGCCGTGGGGCTATAGCTTCTGGTCGCCATACGGATATGGCTATTTCCTGCCGTGGGGCGGCTACAGCGGCGGCTACGGTGGCAGCTACGGCGGCGGTTACGCGGGCGGCACTGACACGGGCGGCAATTACGGCGGACAAGCAGGTTCGCCTGGCCCCGGTGGGAGTCCGCCAGTTCGAGCAACGAAACCTTGGGCTGATCAAGCGCGCAAGGGCCGAGAGGTAGTGCCCAGCAGCGACGCTCAGTTTGGCGTTTTTTCAGGCCGCACGCCACGCGGGGCTGACATGGACACCCGCATCATCAGCACGCCGTCCGGCGGCTACATGGGCGGTAGTAACAAAGCTGGCGGTGGATACAGTGGTGGTCACTCTGGCGGCGCACATGCCGCTCCGGCACCGGGCGGACACGCTGCCGGAAGTGGCAAGGCCAGCGGCGGCAGCATTAAACAGCAGTGA